From the Granulicella sp. L56 genome, the window CGGGCAGGATAGGAAGAGAAGAAGGGCCGCGAGCAAACCAATATGTCGCTGAGCGATGTGGGACATGAGCCTAGAACTCCTTTTGAGGACCTATAGCCAGCCGCGGGTGCGGGCTATGCGAGCGGCGTCGGTGCGGTTAGCGGCGCCTAGTTTGGCGATGACTTCGGAGAGGTAGTTGCGGATGGTGCCTTCGGAGAGACGGAGTTCGGCGGCAATCTCAGCGGAGGAACGTCCATCGCCGGCGCGCTGGAGTATCTGGCGCTCGCGGTCGGAAAGAGGATCTTCGTCCGCATTCCAGGCTTCGGCGGCGAGAGTAGGGTCGATGGCGCGGAGGCCTGCGTGGACACGGCGGATGGCTTCGGCGAGTTCGGAGGCGGGACGCTCTTTGAGGAGATAGCCACGGGCGCCAGCATCGAGAGCACGGCGGAGGTAGCCGGGGCGGGCGAATGTGGTGAGGATGATGATGCGGGCGGCAGAGTTGGTGAGCTTGAGCTCGGTTGCTAGCTCGAGGCCAGACTTTTCGGGCATCTCGATGTCGGTAACGATGACGTCTGGTACATGAATGCGGGCAAGTTTGAGGGCGTCGCGTCCATTTGCGGCCTGGGCGATAACGATCATATCCGGCTCAAGGTCGAGCAGGGCGGCGAGGGCACCGCGAAGCATGGTCTGATCCTCGGCGAGTAGAACACGGATGGTCGATGAGGGTTTGGTAGGGATCATGAGGCGGCGGAGCTCGCGTACTCGGTTGAGTTGCTGAGGGGTAGCTCGATAAGCAGGCGAGTACCGTTGTCGCGATCAAGCAGAAGCTGGCCGCCGATAGATTCAATACGCTGACGCATGCCGCGGAGGCCATTGCCTTCGCGGATGATGACATTCTGGCCATCATCATGGATGACGAGGCGACGGTGGCCGCCATCGGTGATGAAATCGAGCCGGCAGGTGGTAGCGTTGGCGTGACGAACGATATTGGTGACGGCTTCGCGGAGGGCAAGCGAAAGAGCTGTCTCTTCGTCGGCGGACAGAAGATCGGCGACGGGAGTGGCGTCGAATTCCATGAGAACAGTGACGCCGGCGGCTTGGAGGGTTCGGCGTGCGGCTTCGATCTCAGCAGTGAGGCCGCGGGTGCGGTATCCACTAATAGCTTCGCGAACTTCGGCGAGAGAGGTACGGGCGATGCCTTCGACGTCGGCGATCTCGGAGGCAGCGCGCTCCTGGTCGGCGGGCTGGGCACGCTCGATGAGGCGACCGGCGAGCTCGGCCTTGAGGACGATGACGGATAGTGTATGGCCAAGCACGTCGTGAAGGTCCCGGGCAATGCGTTCGCGCTCGGCTACGGCGGCCAGGGCGAGGTTCTCGTCGAGAGCGCTTCGGAGCTTGCGATCGGCACGCCTTTGCTCGGCCGAGAAGATGTTGCCGCCGCCGATGAAGGCGGTAAGGAAGATAGCAAAGACGGTGTTGAACCAACTAATGTGGAAGACGCCGCGCTGAGCGTGGAAGATAGCGCCCTCGACAGCAATAAGGATAACTTCCGAAGCGAATAGGGTCAGGACGCGGCGGATAGACAAGATTGAAAACGGTAGATATATGGCGGCATAGATGAAGAAGGTGGAACCACCCTGGTTCCAGGGAAAGGTGATGAGTCCGAGGCCGAAAGTAGTGACAACGGCCCAGAGCGGGGTAAGGCGGCATTCGAGGTCGACGGTGAAGTATCGAGTGAAGAGTGCGAGGAACACGACGAAGACGGTAAGCGTACCGAGCCAGAGGGGGCGGCTTGGCTCGAGAATTGGCGAAATGAAGAGGAAACTCGTGTAGGCGAACCAGATCCAGGCCCACTTGCCGCGGCTGGAGCTCGAGTTGGAGGCGGAGTGTTTCATGGCTGGTTCACCTTGCAGTGTAACGCTGCCTACGAATTTTTCTCGAGCCTGTGGAAGGCGATGGATGCGACGCCGAGCATGACCAGGGAAAAGCCAAGCAGACCGAACCAATGGCTCCACGGAGTTCCTGCGCTGGCGTAGCCGAAGACTCCGAGAGTGAGCTGCGAGAGGTGATAAGTAGGCAGCACAAAAGCGAACTTTTGCATAACCTTGGGCAGCATCATGATGGGGATCCAGAGGCCACCACAGAAGCTCATGGGAAGGTAGATCATGTTGGTGAACCCCGGAGCTGAGTTGAAGGGGACGACTAAGGCCACGACCATTCCAAGGCAGGCGAAGGGGATTACGCCGATGACCGTGAGGGCGAGGAGATGACCGACCTCGGCGCCTGTGACCGAGACGTGGCCAGCGGTGATTCCGAGCGCGCAGAGCAGGCAGACGATGATGACACCGAAGGCCATGGCACTGGAACATTTAGCGAGCAGGTAGGCGAGGGGCGGCATGGGGCTGGCGCGTTTGAGTTCGAGCCAACCGGCGTTAAGCTCGCCAGCGAGGCCGACACCAATGCCGAAGAGTGCGGCGCCGACCATGCCGAAAACAGAGTACGTGGCCAGAGTGTACTTGGCGACGGAGACACCGTGGATGGTAACGCCGCGGTTCATGATGAGGCCGAAGAAAATGTAGAAGACGACGGGGAAGCCAATCACAGAAAGGGAGAAGCCGCGGGTACGGAGAAGGCGGATGAACTCGTAGCGGGCTTCTGTGAGGAAGATGCGGAGGCTGCGGGGAATGCCAGTGGGGACAGAACGGAGAGTGGCGGCGATCGACATGGTGGGCTCCTTCTCGAGCATGCGGCGAGTGATATGGCGCGGCTAGGGATTTAGTCTGCTGTCAGGGAGAGGAAGGCGTCTTCAAGCGCGGGGCTGTGGACTTCGAGAGAGTGTAGGTCATGATCGAGAGCGAGGAGTTCTCGGAGCGTAACTTCGGGCCTGGTGGAGGTGATGGTAGCGATGGTGGTTGCGATATCGACGGCTGTGACTCCGGGGATGGAGCGAAGGGTGATTTCGGAGAGGGTGGTGGCGCAGCGGATGATTTTGAGTATGCAGTTGGTGGTGGCGTCTGTAGACGCAGAGCCGAGCGACTTGACTTCGGCGGGAGTGCCTTCGCAGACGACACGTCCCTTGTTAATGACGATAATGCGGTGGGCGAGGGCATCTGCCTCCTCAAGATAGTGGGTAGTGAGGAGGACGGTCTTGCCACGGGCGGCGAGGGAGCGGATCTGCGACCACATCAAACGGCGAGATTCGATGTCGAGGCCTACGGTCGGCTCATCGAGGAAGATCAGGTCGAGGTCACCAGCGAGAGCGAGGGCGAAGAGGACACGCTGGCGCTGGCCACCGGAGAGCTGTCCGAAGAAGCGGGACTCAATACCCTCGAGACCTGCAGCGCAGACGATGTCAGCGTAAGGCATGGGACTGGGGTAGTAGCCACGGAAGAGGTTGATGTGCTCGCGAACGCGAAGCATCTCCGGGGCTCGACCGACCTGGAGCATGACTCCGGTGCGGAGGCGGGCGGCGGTGTGGCGAGGGTCGGATCCGAAGATGCGGACTGCCCCGGAGATAGGCGCGCTGAGGCCCATCATGAGTTTGATGGCTGTGGATTTTCCTGCGCCGTTTGGGCCGAGGAGCGCGACAATCTCGCCGGGACAAAGGGAGATGGAGAGGTCGTCGAGAGCGAGGACGCCATTGGCATAGCGTTTGGTGACGCGCGTTAAGGAGGCCACTGGAACCGGCGGGATGAAAGGCAAGGCTTGAGTGGGAGCTACTTCGGCGAAGGCGAGAGTGGCGCTCATGAGAGTCGCTCCTTATGTCATGGGTGACGAACTAACATAGCGAGTATCGAAGGCCACGCGAGGCGATAGAAGTGCTCTATG encodes:
- a CDS encoding ABC transporter ATP-binding protein — translated: MSATLAFAEVAPTQALPFIPPVPVASLTRVTKRYANGVLALDDLSISLCPGEIVALLGPNGAGKSTAIKLMMGLSAPISGAVRIFGSDPRHTAARLRTGVMLQVGRAPEMLRVREHINLFRGYYPSPMPYADIVCAAGLEGIESRFFGQLSGGQRQRVLFALALAGDLDLIFLDEPTVGLDIESRRLMWSQIRSLAARGKTVLLTTHYLEEADALAHRIIVINKGRVVCEGTPAEVKSLGSASTDATTNCILKIIRCATTLSEITLRSIPGVTAVDIATTIATITSTRPEVTLRELLALDHDLHSLEVHSPALEDAFLSLTAD
- a CDS encoding ABC transporter permease, encoding MSIAATLRSVPTGIPRSLRIFLTEARYEFIRLLRTRGFSLSVIGFPVVFYIFFGLIMNRGVTIHGVSVAKYTLATYSVFGMVGAALFGIGVGLAGELNAGWLELKRASPMPPLAYLLAKCSSAMAFGVIIVCLLCALGITAGHVSVTGAEVGHLLALTVIGVIPFACLGMVVALVVPFNSAPGFTNMIYLPMSFCGGLWIPIMMLPKVMQKFAFVLPTYHLSQLTLGVFGYASAGTPWSHWFGLLGFSLVMLGVASIAFHRLEKNS
- a CDS encoding sensor histidine kinase; the protein is MKHSASNSSSSRGKWAWIWFAYTSFLFISPILEPSRPLWLGTLTVFVVFLALFTRYFTVDLECRLTPLWAVVTTFGLGLITFPWNQGGSTFFIYAAIYLPFSILSIRRVLTLFASEVILIAVEGAIFHAQRGVFHISWFNTVFAIFLTAFIGGGNIFSAEQRRADRKLRSALDENLALAAVAERERIARDLHDVLGHTLSVIVLKAELAGRLIERAQPADQERAASEIADVEGIARTSLAEVREAISGYRTRGLTAEIEAARRTLQAAGVTVLMEFDATPVADLLSADEETALSLALREAVTNIVRHANATTCRLDFITDGGHRRLVIHDDGQNVIIREGNGLRGMRQRIESIGGQLLLDRDNGTRLLIELPLSNSTEYASSAAS
- a CDS encoding response regulator transcription factor — encoded protein: MIPTKPSSTIRVLLAEDQTMLRGALAALLDLEPDMIVIAQAANGRDALKLARIHVPDVIVTDIEMPEKSGLELATELKLTNSAARIIILTTFARPGYLRRALDAGARGYLLKERPASELAEAIRRVHAGLRAIDPTLAAEAWNADEDPLSDRERQILQRAGDGRSSAEIAAELRLSEGTIRNYLSEVIAKLGAANRTDAARIARTRGWL